The following coding sequences lie in one Arachis ipaensis cultivar K30076 chromosome B05, Araip1.1, whole genome shotgun sequence genomic window:
- the LOC107644044 gene encoding protease Do-like 1, chloroplastic, with protein MATSCSLISTFFHFSSSLSRFTNTKPHSHSSPSLLHLPRPLRQPTTLFFLRPQQPSPSPSSKPTTTTLLPKLSFSSSSCTFLDSCFLFCTSVALSLTLFLTGADSASAFVVTTPRKLQSDELATVRLFQENTPSVVYITNLAVKQDAFTLDVLEVPQGSGSGFIWDKDGHVVTNYHVIRGASDLRVTLADQSTYDAKIVGFDQDKDVAVLRVEAPKEKLRPIPIGISADLLVGQKVFAIGNPFGLDHTLTTGVISGLRREISSAATGRPIQDVIQTDAAINPGNSGGPLLDSAGNLIGINTAIYSPSGASSGVGFSIPVDTVNGIVEQLVKFGKVTRPILGIKFAPDQSVEQLGVSGVLVLDAPANGPAGKAGLQSTKRDSYGRLILGDIITSVNGKKVTNGSDLYRILDQCKVGDKVIVEVLRGDHKEKIPVILEPKPDES; from the exons ATGGCCACTTCCTGTTCACTCATCTCCACGTTCTTCCATTTTTCATCATCACTGTCTCGCTTCACAAACACCAAACCCCATTCTcattcttctccttctcttcttcacctTCCCAGACCCCTCCGTCAACCCACCACCCTCTTCTTCCTTCGCCCTCAACAACCTTCTCCATCTCCCTCTtcaaaaccaacaacaacaacccTTCTTCCAAAactctccttttcttcttcttcatgtacTTTTTTGGATTCCTGCTTCCTCTTCTGCACGTCGGTGGCGCTCTCTCTCACACTCTTCCTCACCGGTGCTGACTCAGCATCTGCTTTCGTTGTAACCACCCCAAGGAAGCTCCAATCTGATGAACTCGCCACCGTTCGCCTCTTCCAAGAGAACACTCCTTCTGTTGTCTACATCACCAACCTTGCTGTCAA gCAGGATGCATTTACCTTGGATGTGTTGGAGGTTCCGCAAGGTTCCGGTTCTGGATTTATTTGGGATAAGGATGGCCATGTTGTGACCAATTACCATGTTATCCGGGGTGCTTCTGATCTCAG GGTCACTCTTGCTGACCAGTCAACTTATGATGCCAAAATTGTTGGATTTGACCAAGACAAGGATGTCGCTGTGTTGCGTGTTGAGGCACCTAAAGAAAAACTCAGGCCTATACCTATTGGGATTTCTGCTGACTTGCTCGTTGGTCAGAAAGTGTTTGCTATTGGGAACCCG TTTGGACTTGACCACACTCTTACAACTGGTGTCATCAG TGGACTTCGGCGAGAAATTAGTTCCGCTGCAACCGGCCGTCCAATTCAAGATGTTATACAGACAGATGCAGCTATTAATCCTGGTAACAGTGGAGGGCCACTGTTAGATAGTGCTGGAAATCTCATCGGTATAAATACAGCAATTTATTCCCCCTCCGGTGCTTCCTCTGGTGTTGGATTTTCTATTCCAGTGGACACT GTGAATGGAATTGTTGAACAATTGGTGAAGTTTGGGAAGGTTACAAGACCTATTTTAGGAATCAAGTTTGCGCCTGATCAGTCTGTGGAGCAGTTGGGAGTTAGTGGGGTGCTTGTCTTAGATGCTCCTGCCAATGGTCCAGCTGGGAAAGCA GGTTTGCAGTCAACAAAGCGCGATTCCTATGGTAGACTTATTTTAGGTGACATCATCACATCTGTGAATGGTAAGAAGGTGACCAATGGAAGTGATTTGTACCGAATTCTCGACCAGTGTAAAGTGGGTGATAAG GTGATTGTGGAGGTGTTGCGAGGTGATCACAAGGAGAAGATCCCTGTGATTCTTGAGCCAAAGCCTGATGAGTCATGA
- the LOC107644045 gene encoding uncharacterized protein LOC107644045, translating into MNPHACEYLRRIEPCQWSRSHFSEWPKSDNITNNNAEVFNGCIKKMRGKPIITMLEEIRCYIMRILARNKKALVGYMGRITPVQQSRLEVEKRYSNHWRPFPTGDLAGNIFEVQCLPIKVSVDLGKKTCSCRFWQLNGLPCRHACAALAYQNRRPEEYANNWLTIGAYNKTYEFLVQAVPSKEFWEKHGYANILPPAYKRPSGRPTVKRNKRNDAPEPQPDPHRVKRKYGQIVCQYCLIAGHNSRTCQKKKDDMAAPKEAGPAAVPDAAPTAVLDAAPAAPAAPVTAPSMVIPNPDPLIPP; encoded by the exons ATGAACCCTCACGCATGTGAATATCTTAGGCGAATTGAACCTTGTCAATGGAGTCGATCACATTTTAGCGAGTGGCCGAAGAGCGATAACATCACAAACAACAATGCCGAGGTTTTCAACGGTTGCATAAAAAAGATGAGGGGAAAGCCAATTATCACCATGCTAGAAGAGATTAGATGTTACATTATGCGCATCTTGGCCAGGAACAAGAAGGCACTGGTAGGGTATATGGGCAGGATTACTCCAGTTCAACAGAGTCGATTGGAAGTCGAAAAGAGGTATAGCAATCATTGGAGGCCTTTCCCAACGGGTGATTTAGCTGGTAACATATTTGAGGTTCAATGCTTGCCAATTAAGGTCAGCGTAGACTTGGGCAAGAAAACTTGTAGTTGCAGATTTTGGCAATTAAATGGTCTCCCCTGTCGACATGCTTGTGCTGCTCTAGCATATCAGAATAGAAGACCCGAGGAATATGCGAACAATTGGCTCACTATTGGAGCATACAACAAAACATATGAGTTCCTAGTTCAAGCTGTTCCTAGCAAGGAGTTTTGGGAAAAGCATGGGTATGCAAACATTTTGCCTCCAGCATACAAGAGGCCGAGTGGAAGACCAACAGTGAAGAGAAACAAAAGGAATGATGCACCAGAGCCACAACCAGATCCTCACAGAGTCAAGCGAAAATATGGACAAATAGTTTGCCAATATTGTCTTATT GCCGGACATAATAGTAGAACATGTCAAAAAAAGAAGGACGACATGGCTGCACCCAAAGAAGCAGGACCAGCAGCAGTCCCAGATGCAGCACCGACAGCAGTTCTAGATGCAGCACCGGCAGCACCAGCTGCACCTGTAACAGCGCCATCTATG GTGATACCAAACCCTGATCCACTTATTCCTCCTTAA